The following is a genomic window from Micromonospora cathayae.
GGCTTGGTGCCCAGCGCCGGGTCCGCGCCCTCGGGCAGCTGCGGGGCGCCGGGGGCGGGCGCGTCCGGCGCGTCCGGCGCGCCGGACGTCGCCCCGGCCGACGGGGCGCTCGCCGTCTCCCCGACCGGCTCGTCGTCGTTGCCCCCGAAGACCAGGAACGCCGCCACGATCACGGCGACCACGGCCAGACCGGCGAGCGCCCCGAGCATCGACTGCCGGCGACGCTTCGCCTCGGCGGCCTTCTGGGCGGCCAGCTTGGCGGCCAGCCGCCGCTCCGACTTGCTCGCCGTGCTCTGGCCGGTGGACCGGCTCTCCGCGCGCTCACTCACGTCGTGAACTCCCTGTAGCGATGAAGGTGGGTCGGCGCCGGTGCCGGGCCGAGGTCGACGCAAACGGTACCCGGATCGATGCCCCGCAGGCAGGGGGCGCGGACGGACGCCGGAGAAGGCGGGGTCCGGGTGCGTCGGGCGGTGGCGGCGGCCGGGGGCCGGTAGATTTCGGCCATGGCGTTCCTCACCGCAGACGACATTGCCCTCCTGAACGAGCCGCAGCTGGCCCACGTGGCCACCGTCGAAGCCGACGGCACCCCGCACGTCACCCCGGTGTGGGTGGACACGGACGGCGAACACATCATCTTCAACACCGCTCAGGGGCGGGTGAAGCACCGCAACATGGAGCGCAACCCGGTCGTCGGGATCTCGATCTCGGACCGGGCGAACGACT
Proteins encoded in this region:
- a CDS encoding PPOX class F420-dependent oxidoreductase, with product MAFLTADDIALLNEPQLAHVATVEADGTPHVTPVWVDTDGEHIIFNTAQGRVKHRNMERNPVVGISISDRANDYRTLWVKGTVEITAEGADEHIDKMAKKYLNEDSYPFRKPNEVRLIVRVTPTQRLKQG